From Eriocheir sinensis breed Jianghai 21 chromosome 16, ASM2467909v1, whole genome shotgun sequence, a single genomic window includes:
- the LOC126999434 gene encoding SH3 and multiple ankyrin repeat domains protein 1-like, whose amino-acid sequence MKNKTEVSRTDVCVRVVKGALEGGGGVMAEKLEKMPPSPASQHPSSPPLSPSSPPKIKCESHTVFLGTHSPPPAGPGAEVKGRPGNPIASGSTGGEEVKPAPGVTTAAGGGRLTFFKEGKFVLELSHRTDMGAPAGWVPVKSKTYWPPPSSTTTTTTQHPLRHDTPTSQSVSDDCSSLNSSPWTSDHIRKQPLPRPARGPSNPLLPPPFWFCCPPKARTLRRRVTGGWRRRNPLVQPPVKEFAAKLEGNKFEVEEKCVKKEKVEGESAKGRGTARVEKWVRVLWMKAGVRVETGTTLQSLFEQRNSVGGGAGEAVDPTFVSPRKRYLRQMETDQDMPSVLHRKKLHAAGLPHGPGDRGAGMPQVSSSASSSSSSLSVSVSAPHRSAMNAFPPSVYSIESILNHEGAGASAGAGTGASRRGDSFLRTLLKPEVKPSPARPREQRPPDPPQPAPVKAEREQAGSAGPERGDPLLDLNRPSPDRYDLSRYGPVAGLYHLPYVDPRYMMLHTLVPGLVAPSNPQHSEVAQALAAAAAATASLGTYPLGPLTPHLPGAQYYYPPTSVAAQLLRPPAVSSRCSPHPPASPSPKTHYPPPTPVSPHLSRGASPRGRASPWQPTPPPAHPLSPHPSLASPLPSPPPQDAPLNLSKPRNHNHLGK is encoded by the exons ATGAAGAACAAGACGGAGGTATCGAGGACAGATGTGTGCGTTAGGGTGGTCAAAGGGGCgctggagggaggtggaggcgtCATGGCGGAGAAACTTGAGAAAATGcctccctccccagcctcccagcatccctcatctccGCCGCTCTCGCCCTCCTCGCCTCCAAAGATTAAGTGCGAGAGCCACACGGTGTTCCTGGGCACCCACTCCCCGCCCCCCGCAGGCCCCGGCGCGGAGGTCAAGGGGCGCCCCGGCAACCCCATAGCCAGCGGCAGCACCGGGGGGGAGGAGGTCAAGCCAGCCCCGGGGGTCACGACGGCCGCGGGGGGAGGGAGGCTCACGTTTTTTAAGG AGGGCAAGTTCGTTCTGGAGCTGTCCCACCGCACAGACATGGGCGCCCCGGCCGGCTGGGTGCCCGTCAAGAGCAAGACCTACTGGCCGCCGCcctcgtccaccaccaccaccaccacccaacacccCCTGCGCCACGACACGCCCACCTCGCAGTCTG TATCAGATGACTGTTCGTCCCTTAACTCCTCGCCATGGACCAGCGACCACATCAGGAAGCAGCCACTGCCCCGCCCCGCTCGAGGCCCCTCCAACCCACTGCTGCCCCCCCCATTCTGGTTCTGCTGCCCCCCCAAAGCCAGGACTCTGAGGCGGCGGGTGACGGGCGGCTGGCGGAGGCGGAACCCACTCGTCCAGCCTCCGGTTAAAGAGTTTGCGGCTAAACTTGAGGGGAACAAgtttgaggtggaggagaagtgtgtgaaaaaggagaaagtggaaggggagagTGCCAAGGGGAGGGGGACTGCCAGAGTGGAGAAGTGGGTGCGTGTGTTGTGGATGAAGGCTGGGGTGCGGGTGGAGACCGGCACCACCCTGCAGAGCCTGTTTGAGCAGCGGAACAGTGTCGGGGGCGGGGCAGGAGAGGCAGTGGACCCCACCTTTGTGTCGCCCCGCAAACGTTACCTCCGCCAGATGGAGACGGACCAGGACATGCCCTCCGTCCTCCACCGGAAGAAGTTGCATGCGGCGGGGCTCCCCCATGGGCCCGGGGACAGAGGGGCGGGGATGCCACAggtctcctcctccgcttcctcctcctcctcctcgctctctgtgtctgtctccgcCCCACACCGCAGCGCCATGAATGCCTTCCCCCCGTCCGTGTACAGCATTGAGTCCATCCTTAACCACGAAGGGGCCGGGGCCAGCGCTGGGGCAGGGACTGGGGCTAGTCGCCGGGGTGACTCCTTCCTGCGGACACTCCTCAAGCCAGAGGTCAAGCCCAGCCCTGCCCGGCCCAGGGAGCAGCGGCCCCCAGACCCTCCCCAGCCCGCACCGGTGAAGGCCGAGCGGGAGCAGGCTGGGTCTGCAGGGCCTGAGCGGGGGGACCCCCTGCTTGACCTTAACAGGCCCTCCCCCGACCGCTACGACCTGTCCCGGTACGGCCCCGTGGCCGGCCTGTACCACCTGCCGTATGTGGACCCCCGGTACATGATGCTGCACACACTGGTGCCTGGCCTGGTGGCCCCCAGCAACCCCCAGCACTCAGAGGTGGCCCAGGCCCTggctgccgccgctgctgccacCGCCAGCCTGGGCACCTACCCCCTGGGACCACTGACCCCGCACCTCCCCGGGGCACAGTACTACTACCCCCCCACCTCTGTGGCGGCCCAGCTGCTGCGGCCGCCGGCGGTGTCTTCACGCTGCTCACCCCACCCCCCAGCCTCCCCCAGCCCCAAGACACActacccaccccccacccctgtCTCTCCACACCTCAGTCGGGGTGCCAGCCCCAGGGGGCGTGCCTCCCCTTGGCAGCCTACCCCACCCCCAGCCCACCCCTtgtcccctcacccctccctagcctcgccccttccatcaccaccaccacaag ATGCACCGCTCAACTTGTCCAAACCAAGAAATCACAATCACTTAGGGAAGTAG
- the LOC126999437 gene encoding eukaryotic initiation factor 4A-III, translating into MAEGRVRRYVPEDLSNVEFETSEEVQVVPTFDGLGLREDLLRGVYAYGFEKPSAIQQRAIKPIVKGRDVIAQAQSGTGKTATFSISILQILDINVRETQVLTLSPTRELAVQIQKVVLALGDYMNVQCHACIGGTNLGEDIRKLDYGQHVVSGTPGRVFDMIRRRTLRTRSIKMLVLDEADEMLNKGFKEQIYDVYRYLPPATQVVLISATLPHEILEMTSKFMTDPIRILVKRDELTLEGIKQFFVAVEREEWKFDTLCDLYDTLTITQAVIFCNTKRKVDWLTEKMREANFTVSSMHGDMPQKERDAIMKEFRSGQSRVLITTDIWARGIDVQQVSLVINYDLPNNRELYIHRIGRSGRFGRKGVAINFVKNDDIRILRDIEQYYSTQIDEMPMNVADLI; encoded by the exons ATGGCGGAAGGTCGAGTGCGCCGCTACGTGCCGGAGGATCTCTCTAATGTCGAGTTCGAGACTAGCGAGGAGGTGCAGGTCGTGCCTACCTTCGACGGCTTAGGCCTACGCGAAGACCTGCTGCGGGGGGTGTATGCCTATG GGTTTGAGAAGCCCTCCGCCATCCAGCAGCGAGCCATCAAGCCTATCGTGAAGGGCCGGGATGTCATTGCCCAGGCCCAGTCCGGCACGGGAAAGACAGCCAccttctccatctccatcctGCAGATCCTGGACATCAATGTGAGGGAGACGCAGGTGCTCACTCTCTCACCCACGAGGGAGCTGGCCGTGCAGATTCAGAAG GTGGTGCTGGCGCTGGGTGACTACATGAACGTTCAGTGCCATGCTTGCATCGGCGGCACAAACCTGGGCGAGGACATCCGCAAGCTTGACTATGGGCAGCACGTCGTCTCTGGCACGCCGGGCAGGGTGTTTGACATGATCCGGAGACGTACACTCAGAACACGCTCTATCAAG ATGCTGGTGCTGGACGAAGCCGACGAGATGCTTAACAAAGGGTTCAAGGAGCAGATCTACGACGTGTACCGCTACCTGCCGCCCGCCACCCAGGTCGTGCTCATCTCCGCCACGCTGCCCCACGAGATCCTTGAGATGACCTCCAAGTTCATGACAGACCCCATCCGCATCCTTGTAAAgcg tgATGAATTGACGCTGGAAGGCATCAAGCAGTTCTTCGTGGCAGTGGAGCGAGAGGAGTGGAAGTTCGACACCCTCTGCGACCTGTAcgacaccctcaccatcacacaGGCTGTCATCTTCTGCAACACCAAGCGCAAG GTTGACTGGCTGACAGAGAAGATGCGGGAGGCCAATTTCACCGTGTCATCAATGCACGGGGACATGCCACAGAAGGAACGAGACGCCATCATGAAGGAGTTCCGATCGGGCCAATCACGTGTCCTCATCACCACGGACATCTGGGCACGAGGCATTGATGTCCAGCAGGTGTCGTTGGTGATCAACTATGATCTCCCCAACAACCGTGAGCTGTACATCCACCGCATTGGTCGATCGGGGCGATTCGGACGCAAGGGTGTGGCCATCAACTTTGTCAAGAACGACGACATCAGGATCCTGAGGGACATTGAACAGTACTACTCAACACAGATTGACGAGATGCCCATGAACG TTGCCGATCTGATCTAA